CGCTCCAGCGGATCCCACGCGGTGATCGCCAGCTCCGGCTCGTAATCCGCGAACGAACCGCGCACGACACCGCCGAGGCCACCTGCGACCTCGTTGCGGCCCATGTACCACGAGTCGATTCCGGGTCCGCTCGCGATCGCCGCCCAGATCTGTTCCGGGGTGGCGGCCACCTCGGCCGACTCCGAGAGCTCGAACTCTTTCCCGGTGAACTCCGCCACCTCAGGCCTCCTCGTCCGGCACGCTGGGGTGCACGGCCACGACCACGCGGTGCGCGCGCCCGTTCTCCGCTCCCTCGTCGTGGTACTTCCCCACCAGGGTCGTCACGGCCACCGCGAGTTCCTCGGCGAACGCGGCCCGGTCCGCCGCCGAGGCGAAGCGCACCTCGCCGTCGAGCGCGAACGTCGCGACGCGCTTGCGCGCCTTGGCGGCACCCGTGATCAGGATCCCGACGTCGCGCACCAGCCGGCCCGCCACGGCGAGCAGCCAGCGCGCCGACAGCCGGTCGGGCGACTGCGCCGGGTCCGGCTGCACCGCCGCCAGCGCCGACGGCGAGATGACGTAGGACGCCGCGGTCGCGCGCATCATGCGCTCGGTGACGTTGCCCTTGCGCCGCTCTTCCACCAGCTCCACCAGCCCGTGCTTCTCCAGCGCGCGCAGGTGGTAGTTGACCTTCTGGCGGGGCAGGTCGACGCGGGCCGCGAGCATGGTCGCCGACGCCGGCTCCGCCAGCTCGGCCAGCAGCCGGGCGCGGACCGGGTCGAGTGACACCTCGGCCGCGGCCGCGTCCTCGATCACCGCAACGGGAAACATGCGCCCATCGTGCTTCCGAAAAATGAAGTTGTCAAGAATCACGATATTGTCGGTACACCTCGCGCACCTGCGCCACGATCCGCGGCAGCACCTGGGCGGCGGCCTCCAACGGCACGACGTGCCCGACACCCGGCAGCACCACGGCCGTGCCGTGTTCGAGACCGCCGACGAGGTGCTCGACGTCCGCGGCCGCCACTATCCGGTCCCGCTCCCCCACGATCGCAGTGACGGGCAAGGAACCCACGCGCGCCAGGGCCGCTTCGCGCGCGTACGCGTCGAGGGCCGGGCGGAACACCGCGACGGTGTGCGGCCAGTTGCGCCGGATCATCGTCACGGTCAGCTCCACGAGCTCCGGATCCGGGTCGTCGCCGAAGAGCCACCAGCGCAGGCCCGCGCTCACCGCGCGGCTCGTGTGCTCACGCACCAGCCCGAGGAACTTGGCGCCCAGCACCAGTTCCAGGTCCTGCGCCAGCATCCCGAGCGCGCCCGGCCACGCCGCCGAAGCCTCCGTGGCGAGCCGCCCGGACGACGTCGCGAGCAGCACCAGCCCGGCCACGCGCGCGGCGAACAGCTCGGGATGGCGTTGCGTGAGCGACATGATCGCGAGCCCGCCCATGTCGTGGCCCACCAGCACCACGCGACCCTCGGGCACCGCGCGTGCCAAGACTTTCGGCCAGGTCGTCGCCCAGCTGAGCCATGGTCGCGGTGCCGCGACCGGTGCGGCCGGACTTGCCGTGGCCGCGGTGGTCGTAGCCGACGACCGACAGCGGCTCGTCCACCGCCTCCGGCAGCAGCGGCGCGATCCGGCCCCAGCTGCTCCGGTCGAGCGCGTAACCGTGCAGCAGCACCACGGTCACACCGGCCGACGGGTCACCCCAGCGCACCAGGTGCAGGGGTGTCCCGTCGGCGAGCGTGAACGCGGGCAACGCGGTCGTTTCCGGCGCTCAGGACGAACGCACGAACCGGTCCAGCACGCGCGTGCCGAACTTCAGCGCGTCCACCGGCACGCGCTCGTCCACGCCGTGGAAGAGCGCGGAGAAGTCGAGGTCCGCCGGCAGCTTCAGCGGCGCGAACCCGAAGTTGCGAATCCCGAGCTGCTGGAACGACTTCGCGTCGGTGCCGCCGGAAAGCATGTACGGCAGCGTGCGCGCGCCTGGGTCCTCGGCGAGCACCGCGGCGGTCATCGCGTCGACGAGCGCGCCGTCGAACGTGGTCTCCACCGGCGGGAGCTCCATCCACTCCTTCTCGATGTCCGGGCCGAGCAGCTCGTCGAGCTCACGGTCGAACGCCTCGATGCGCCCGGGCAGGATGCGGCAGTCGACCGCGGCCTCGGCGACCGACGGGATCACGTTCGACTTGTAGCCGGCGGTGAGCATCGTCGGGTTCGCGGTGTCGCGCAGCGTCGCGCCGATCATGCGGGAGATGTTGCCCAGCTTGGCGACCGAACCCTCGAGGTCGTCCTCGGGGAAGTCCCAGCCGGTGATCTCGGTGACGCCGGCGAGGAACTCGCGCACGGAGTCGGTGAGCACCAGCGGAAACCGGTGGTTGCCGAGCTTCGCGACGGCCTCGGCGAGCTTGGTGACCGCGTTGTCGCGGTGGATCATCGAGCCGTGGCCCGCCGTGCCGCGCACGCGCAGCTTCATCCAGCGGATGCCCTTCTCGGCCGTCTCGATCACGTACGCGCGCACGTCGTCCTTCAGCGTGATCGAGAACCCACCGACCTCGCTGATCGCTTCGGTGACGCCCTCGAACAGCTCGGGCCGGTTCTCCACCAGCCACTGCGCGCCGTACTTGCCACCGGCCTCCTCGTCGGCGAGGAAGGCGAACACGATGTCGCGCGGGGGCACGATGCCGTGGATCTTGTAGTGGCGGGCCAGGGCCAGCGTCATGCCGACCATGCCCTTCATGTCCACCGCGCCGCGGCCCCAGACGTAGCCGTCCTGCACGGCGCCGGAGAACGGGTGCACTGACCACTCGGCCGGGTCGGCGGGCACGACGTCGAGGTGCCCGTGGATCAGCAGGCCCCCGCGCGACGGGTCGGCGCCGGCCAGCCGGACGATGACGTTGTGGCGGTCCTCACCACCGGACTCGACGTAGGTGATCTCGTAGCCGGCGTCGGTGAGCTGCTCCGCGACGTACTCGGCGGCGGCGCGTTCGCCGATCAGGGTGTCGGGGTCTCCGGTGTTGGTGGTGTCGATGCGGATGAGGTCGCTGGTGAGCGTGACGGCCTCGTCAGCGGCGGCGTCGATCGAGTTCGGTTCGGTCACCCGACCTTCCTATCATTCGCACCCGCCGGGGCGCGCCGCTCACGCCCGTTCAGGTCCGGTCAAGAGGCGAGACCACCTCGGAAACCGGCCGCAGGTGCTGGTTCAGGATCCGCAACGCCGTTTCCACGTCACCCGCGTCGAGGGCGGCCACAAGCTGGCGGTGCTCCGCGTCGATGATCAACAGCCGCTCCGGCCGCACTTCCAGCGCCCGGACGGCGACGCGCTGCTGGCGCGAACGGAGTGTGTCGTACAGCCATGTGAGCACGGCGTTGCCGGCGGCGTTCACGATCGCGCGGTGGACCGGCGGTCGAGCCCGGACGCGGCGAACCAGTCGCGTTCCGCGCCCGCGCGGTCCAAGTCCTCGATCAGGCCGGCCATCTCGGCGGGGGCACCGGCACCCGCGGCGCAGACCTCGCTGATCGCGTGGCCTCGTTGAGCCGGCGGTTCTGGTAAACCTCTTCGAGCTCGCGCGCCGTGACCGTGCGGACCTGTGCGCCCTTGCGCGGCAGCAGGCTGATGAAGCTCTCGGCCTCGAGCCGGTGGAACGCTTCGCGTACCGGCGTCCGCGACACGCCGACCACCCCGGAGACCCACAGCTCGTCGAGGAACCGCCCGCCTTCCGGCTCGCCCGAGATGATCCCGTCGCGCAGCCAGGCGTACACCCGATCCCGAGCCGGTCCGCCGCCGTCGACCGGGACCGGCCGCGGTGCGGTGGTGATCATACGTCTGAGCCGAGCTATTCGTCGTTCGCGCGGTGTGCGCCGAGGCCGATCTCCTTCACGGCCGCGGCCGCGCCCGGTGTGCTCGCCAGCCATCGCGCGAGCTCCAGCGCGACGGCGAGCTCGGTGCCCGCCGGTACGACCCGGTGGACCACCCCCCACTTCGCCGCCGCGGCGGCCGTGAGTTTCCCGTCGCCGCGGCGAAGTTCGGCAACGGCCTCTTCGGACAGTCGCGCCGGGAGCGCCGTGCCGAGCGGGCCGGGCACCACGAACTCCGCGTGCCGGGCCGCCACGATCAAATCCGTCATCAGCGCCAGCTCGAAGCCGCCGCCGCGGGCGACGCCGTTCACCGCGGCGATCAGCGGCTTGCCGATGCGGAAGAAGTCCGCGACGCCGGCCAGTCCACCGGCTCCGGGTGCGAGGTCCCAGCCGGCCGAGAAGTACTCGCTGCCCGCACCCGTGACCACGCCGGCGTGCACCGCGGGGTCGTCGCGCAACCGCGCCCAGGCGGCGTAGAGCTCGAAGCTGACGCGGGAGTCGATGGCATTGTCGCCAGGCCAGTCGATCGTCGCCACAAGAACGCCGTCGACTACCTCGGTGCGGACAGCACCCGGTGGCGCGGTGGTCATGGTTTTCCCGGTGGTGCGGAGGGATTCGGCCCGGCGCTCCGGACGTTAGCCGCCTCGCCGACGGCGGTCAAACCGGGGGCCCGACTGACCCGGCAGTCAAGCCACGATCGCAATTCCGTTCCACACCAACGAAATCCAGCAAACGTTACGCCGCAGGTGGCGTGAGTATTGCGATAATCGCAACGCGGGGTTACGGTCTTCCGGCATGGACGAGGCGGAGGAGCTGCGGACCAGGGTCCGGGAGCTGATCCGGTCCATGCCGGGAGCCCAGCGGGAGTTCGCCGCCGCCATCGGGCTCGACGAGACGAAGTTGTCCAAGGCGCTGACCGGCACCCGACGGTTCTCGCCGCACGAGCTGGTCCGGGTCGCCGAGTACTGCGGCGTCACGGTCAACTGGCTGCTCAACGGCAGCGACGACGCGAAGACCGTGACGGCGGTCCCCGCGCTCGCCGCGCGTCCGGAGAGCGATCCCGCGCACCACACGCAGTCCGAGCCGCGACGGCGGATCCTCGAGACGGCGTGGCTGCTCATCGCCGAGCGCGGCTACCACCGCGTACGCATCTCCGATATCGCGGAGGCGTGCGGCACGAGCACCGCCACCATCCACTACCACTTCCCCAGCAAGGCGGAAGTGCTCAACGAAGCGTTGCGGCGCAACGTGAAGCTCGCCTTCGACCGCCAGGTCGCGGAGCTGCACGCCGTCGACGACGCCCACGACCGGCTGCTCAGGCTGGTCGAACTGCAACTCCCGGCCGACGGCGTGCTGCGCGCCGAGTGGTCGGTCTGGCTTCAGGTGTGGAACGAGGTGTCCCTCGCCCCGGAGCTGCGGTCGCTCTACACCGATTCCTACGACCGCTGGCACCGGACGATCCTCATGACCATCCGCACCGGCCAGGAGCAGCACGCGTTCCGCGTGGCCGATCCGGAGGCCGCCACCGAGCAGCTCACGGCGCTGATCGACGGCCTCGGCATCCAGGTGCTGACCCGCAAGCCCGGCAGCACCGTGGCCACCATGCGCGCGCACCTGCACGACTTCATCGAACGGTCGATCGTCAAGGGAGCCTGATGAACCACGAGGTCATCGTGACCTGCGCCCTCACCGGCGCGGGCGACACCGTCGGCCGGAGTCCCCACGTGCCGGTCACGCCGGCGCAGATCGCCACGAGCGCGATCGAAGCGGCGGAAGCCGGCGCGGCCGTCGTCCACATCCACGTCCGCGAGCCCGGGACCGGGGCTCCGTCGCGCGAAGTGGCGCTGTACGCCGACGCCGTGCGGCTGATCCGGGAGTCCGGAGTGGACGTGGTCGTGAACCTGACCGCCGGGATGGGCGGCGACCTCGTGCTCGACGAGGAGGATCCGCTCAAGCCGGTCGACGGCACGGATCTGGTCAACGCCCTCGACCGCCTGCCGCACGTCGAGGAGCTGCTGCCCGACATCTGCACGCTCGACTGCGGTTCGCTCAACTTCGGCGAAGGCAGCCAGCTCTACGTGTCCACTCCGGACATGCTTCGCACCGGGGCGAAACGCATCCAGGAGCTCGGCGTGAAGCCGGAGCTGGAGATCTTCGACACCGGGCACCTGTGGTTCGCCTCGAAGATGGTCGAGGAAGGCCTGATCGACGCGCCGCCACTGTTCCAGCTGTGCATGGGCATCCCGTACGGCGCGCCCGCTGACCCCGGGCTGCTGCAGGCGATGGTGAAGCTGCTGCCCGAGGGCGCGCAGTGGGCGTCGTTCGCGATCGGGCGCGACCAGATGCCGTGGGTGGCGCAGTCGGTGCTGCTCGGCGGGCACGTGCGCGTCGGGCTCGAAGACAACCTCTACCTCGCCCGCGGGGTGAAGGCGACCAACGGGCAGCTGGTGGAGCGCGCCGTGCAGATCGTCGAGAACCTCGGCGCCGGCATCGCCACCCCCGACCGGGCCCGCGAGATCCTCGGCCTCAAGGAGCGTGTCCGTGCCTGACGTATCCACTGTGGACACCGTCGCGTGCGTCGGCGCGGGCGTGATCGGCGGCGGCTGGGTGGCGCACTTCCTCGCCCGCGGCTACCGCGTCCGCGCCTGGGACCCCGCGCCCGACGCGGCGGCGAAGCTGGACCGGCTCGTCGACGCGGCCTGGCCCGCCCTCACTTCGCTGGGCCTGGCCGACGGCGCGAGCCGCGACGCCCTCACGGTCACCGCCACGCTCGCGGAGGCGGTCGAGGGTGCCGGGTTCGTCCAGGAAAGCGCTCCCGAAGACCTGCCGCTCAAGCAGAAGCTGCTGGCCGACGTCGACGCCGTCACCCCCGTGGATGTCGTGATCGCGTCGTCCACCTCGGGCTACGGCATGACCGAGATGCAGGTCGCGGCGAAGACGCCGGAACGGCTCGTGGTCGGGCACCCGTTCAACCCGCCGTATCTCATCCCGCTGGTCGAGGTCGTGGGCGGGAAGCTCACCGCGCCGTGGGCCGTCGCGCGGGCGAGCGACTTCTACCGGCACGTCGGCAAGACCGTGATCACGCCTGCCCGCGAGGTGCCGGGGTTCATCGCCAACCGGCTACAGGAGGCGCTCTGGCGCGAGGCGCTGCACATGGTCGCGAACGGCGAAGCCACGGTGGAGCAGATCGACACCGCGATCACCGACGGACCGGGCCTGCGCTGGCCGGTGCAGGGGCCGATGCTCACGTTCCACCTCGCGGGCGGTGAAGGCGGCATGGCGCACATGCTGGACCACTTCGGACCGTCGCTGAAGGCGCCGTGGACGCGGCTCGAGGCGCCGGAGCTCACGACCGAGCTGCGCGACGCCGTGGTCGACGGCTGTGAGGACGAGGCCGCGCCGCGCACGATCGCCGACCTCGTGGCCGAGCGGGACCGGGCGATCATCGCCATCCAGCGCGCCGTCGGCGAGGCCCGCCGTGGGTGAGGTCCTGGTGCACCACGACCGCGTCCGTCCCGAGTGGATCGACTACAACGGACACCTCTCCGAGCCCTATTACGTGCTGGTGTTCGGAGACGCCACCACGGCGTTGATGGACGCCGTCGGCCTCGATCCCGCCTACCGCGAGAGCACCGGGGCTTCGCTGTACACCGTTGAGGCGCACGTGCGGTACCTGCGTGAGGTAGGGCCCGACGCCGAGCTGGCCGTGGCGACCTCCGTGCTGGCCGTCGGGGCGAAGAAGGTGCGGCTGTGGCACGAGCTGCACGTGGGCGGTGAGCTCGTGGCGACGGAGGAACTGCTGTGCCTGCACGTCGCCGAGGGCAGGGCCTCGCCGTTCCCCGAAGCCGTCGTCGAGCGGCTCGGCGCCCACCTCGCGCCGCTGCCCGACCACGCCGGGCGGGCCATCGCCTGACGCTCTGCCGAACCCCCACCCGGCCAGCCTCCCACCGGAAGACACCCATGGAAGAACGATGTGAGCCGAACTCCCTCTCGCGCCGCCGGTTCCTCACGGCGGCGCTCGGCGGTGCCGCCGAGCTCGGCGCCGCTCCCCTGCTTGCCGCGTGCGGCGGTTCCGGCGTCGCGGCCGCCGCGCCGAGCGGGCCACCGCGGCGCGGCGGCACCCTGCGCGTCGGCGTGACCGGCGGCGGCGCGTCCGACACGCTCGACCCGCACGTCCCCGTGGCGAACCCGGACATCGCCCGCGTGCTCAACCTCTACGAACCGTTGCTGCTGCGCGACCACGACTACAAGCTGCAGATGCTGGTCGCCGAATCGCTCACGTCGTCGCCGGACGCGCGGACGTGGACCGCCGTACTGCGCGACGGGGTGCGATTCCACGACGGCCGTGCAGTGACCCCCGCCGACGTCGTGGCGACGTTCAAGCGGATCACGGACCCGAAGGACCCCAAGAGCGGCGCCGCCAGCCTGACCATGCTCGGCCAGGTGGTGCCGACGGGCGAGCGGACCGTCGAGTTCCGGCTCACCGAACCCAACGCCGGCTTCGACGACCTGCTCGGCCAGTACTCCCTGGGCATCGTGCCGGCCGACTTCGACGTGAAGCGCCCGATCGGCACGGGGCCGTTCCGGCTCAAGGAGTTCACCGCCGGGCTGCAGAGCACGTTCGTGCGCAACGACCACTACTGGCGGCCCGGGCAGCCCTACCTCGACGAGCTGGTGCTGATCAACTTCGCCGAGGACGACGCCCGGATCAACGCGCTGCTCTCGTCCCAGGTGGACGCGATCGACCAGGTGCCGGTCGCGCTGGTCGACGTGCTGCGCAGCGACCCGCGCATGCGCGTGCTGCGCTCGGCCACGGGCACGTGGCTGCCGTTCACGATGCGCGTGGATCGGCCGCCGTTCGACGACGTGCGCGTGCGCCAGGCGCTGCGGCTGGTCGTGGACCGCGACGAGATGATCAACCAGGTCCTGAGCGGTCAGGGCCGGCCCGGCAACGACCTCTACGCGCCGTTCGACCCGGCATACGATTCGCAGCTGCCGCAACGCAAACAGGACATCCCGGCCGCGAAGCGACTGCTGGCCGAAGCCGGGCACGAGAACCTCGACATCGAGCTCGTCACCGCGCCCATCCAGGCCGGCGCGGTCGAGGCGGCGCAGGTGTTCCAGCAGCAGGCCAAGGCGGCGGGCGTGACCGTGCGCATCCGCAAGGTCGACACCACCACGTTCTACGGCGAGAACTACCTGTCCTGGGACTTCGCACAGGATTTCTGGTACACCCGCAACTATCTGCCCCAGGTCGCGAACGGTTCGCTGCCGAAATCGCCGTACAACGAAACCCATTGGCAGGACCCGCAGTTCACCGACCTCGTCACGCGCGCGAGCGCCACTGTGGACACCGCGGACCGCACGGCCCTGCTGCACCAGGCCCAGCGGATCGAGTACGAACGCGGCGGCCTCATCGTGTGGGGTTTCGTGGACCAGGTGGACGCCCACCAGGTCTACGTGGCGGGTCTCGTGCCCGACCGGACGGGGATCTCGCTGTCCGGCTACCAGTTCCGGGAAGCCTGGCTCGGCACAGCACCGGCCACCACAGGAAAGTGAGGTGCGGCATGACCCGGATGATCGTGAAGCGGCTGCTCGTGAGCCTCGTGGTGCTGTGGCTGGTCACGTTGCTCGTGTTCGTCGCGACGCTGCTGCTGCCGGGTGACCCGGCGCGCGCCATCCTGGGCCAGCAGGCGACACCGGAGCGGATCGCCGCGCTGCAGCACCAGCTGCACCTCGACGAGCCGGTCTGGCAGCGCTACCTCAGCTGGCTCGGCGGGCTGTTCACCGGCGACCTCGGCACCTCGACGTCCACGCAGGGCCCGGTGACGACGTTGCTGGGCGACCGGATCGTGGCCTCGCTCGTGCTGCTCGTGCTCGCCGCGGTGATCGCGACACCGCTCGGGCTGGCGCTGGGTACCTGGAGCTCGATGCGGCGTGGCCGGGCCGCGGACCAGACCGTGTCCGGCATCAGCCTGGTGATCGCCGCGCTGCCGGAGTTCGTGATCGGCGTGGCGCTGATCGTGCTGTTCGCGACCACGGTGTTCAAGGTCCTGCCTTCGGTCACGCT
The sequence above is a segment of the Amycolatopsis sp. 2-15 genome. Coding sequences within it:
- a CDS encoding GntR family transcriptional regulator — encoded protein: MITTAPRPVPVDGGGPARDRVYAWLRDGIISGEPEGGRFLDELWVSGVVGVSRTPVREAFHRLEAESFISLLPRKGAQVRTVTARELEEVYQNRRLNEATRSARSAPRVPVPPPRWPA
- a CDS encoding ABC transporter permease codes for the protein MTRMIVKRLLVSLVVLWLVTLLVFVATLLLPGDPARAILGQQATPERIAALQHQLHLDEPVWQRYLSWLGGLFTGDLGTSTSTQGPVTTLLGDRIVASLVLLVLAAVIATPLGLALGTWSSMRRGRAADQTVSGISLVIAALPEFVIGVALIVLFATTVFKVLPSVTLTAPGEPVWRQPSQLVLPVATLVLVVTPYITRMMRATMNEVLDSGYVEMARLKGVRERTVLLRHALPHALGPVAQVVALQLAWLAGGVVVVEFLFRYPGIGQSLIDAVSKRDVAVVQAVTLIIAAVYIVVNLLADVVGILANPKLRTEASR
- a CDS encoding FCD domain-containing protein; this encodes MNAAGNAVLTWLYDTLRSRQQRVAVRALEVRPERLLIIDAEHRQLVAALDAGDVETALRILNQHLRPVSEVVSPLDRT
- a CDS encoding TetR/AcrR family transcriptional regulator; its protein translation is MDEAEELRTRVRELIRSMPGAQREFAAAIGLDETKLSKALTGTRRFSPHELVRVAEYCGVTVNWLLNGSDDAKTVTAVPALAARPESDPAHHTQSEPRRRILETAWLLIAERGYHRVRISDIAEACGTSTATIHYHFPSKAEVLNEALRRNVKLAFDRQVAELHAVDDAHDRLLRLVELQLPADGVLRAEWSVWLQVWNEVSLAPELRSLYTDSYDRWHRTILMTIRTGQEQHAFRVADPEAATEQLTALIDGLGIQVLTRKPGSTVATMRAHLHDFIERSIVKGA
- a CDS encoding 3-hydroxyacyl-CoA dehydrogenase NAD-binding domain-containing protein — encoded protein: MPDVSTVDTVACVGAGVIGGGWVAHFLARGYRVRAWDPAPDAAAKLDRLVDAAWPALTSLGLADGASRDALTVTATLAEAVEGAGFVQESAPEDLPLKQKLLADVDAVTPVDVVIASSTSGYGMTEMQVAAKTPERLVVGHPFNPPYLIPLVEVVGGKLTAPWAVARASDFYRHVGKTVITPAREVPGFIANRLQEALWREALHMVANGEATVEQIDTAITDGPGLRWPVQGPMLTFHLAGGEGGMAHMLDHFGPSLKAPWTRLEAPELTTELRDAVVDGCEDEAAPRTIADLVAERDRAIIAIQRAVGEARRG
- a CDS encoding ABC transporter substrate-binding protein — its product is MEERCEPNSLSRRRFLTAALGGAAELGAAPLLAACGGSGVAAAAPSGPPRRGGTLRVGVTGGGASDTLDPHVPVANPDIARVLNLYEPLLLRDHDYKLQMLVAESLTSSPDARTWTAVLRDGVRFHDGRAVTPADVVATFKRITDPKDPKSGAASLTMLGQVVPTGERTVEFRLTEPNAGFDDLLGQYSLGIVPADFDVKRPIGTGPFRLKEFTAGLQSTFVRNDHYWRPGQPYLDELVLINFAEDDARINALLSSQVDAIDQVPVALVDVLRSDPRMRVLRSATGTWLPFTMRVDRPPFDDVRVRQALRLVVDRDEMINQVLSGQGRPGNDLYAPFDPAYDSQLPQRKQDIPAAKRLLAEAGHENLDIELVTAPIQAGAVEAAQVFQQQAKAAGVTVRIRKVDTTTFYGENYLSWDFAQDFWYTRNYLPQVANGSLPKSPYNETHWQDPQFTDLVTRASATVDTADRTALLHQAQRIEYERGGLIVWGFVDQVDAHQVYVAGLVPDRTGISLSGYQFREAWLGTAPATTGK
- a CDS encoding 3-keto-5-aminohexanoate cleavage protein, giving the protein MNHEVIVTCALTGAGDTVGRSPHVPVTPAQIATSAIEAAEAGAAVVHIHVREPGTGAPSREVALYADAVRLIRESGVDVVVNLTAGMGGDLVLDEEDPLKPVDGTDLVNALDRLPHVEELLPDICTLDCGSLNFGEGSQLYVSTPDMLRTGAKRIQELGVKPELEIFDTGHLWFASKMVEEGLIDAPPLFQLCMGIPYGAPADPGLLQAMVKLLPEGAQWASFAIGRDQMPWVAQSVLLGGHVRVGLEDNLYLARGVKATNGQLVERAVQIVENLGAGIATPDRAREILGLKERVRA
- a CDS encoding enoyl-CoA hydratase-related protein, whose protein sequence is MTTAPPGAVRTEVVDGVLVATIDWPGDNAIDSRVSFELYAAWARLRDDPAVHAGVVTGAGSEYFSAGWDLAPGAGGLAGVADFFRIGKPLIAAVNGVARGGGFELALMTDLIVAARHAEFVVPGPLGTALPARLSEEAVAELRRGDGKLTAAAAAKWGVVHRVVPAGTELAVALELARWLASTPGAAAAVKEIGLGAHRANDE
- a CDS encoding M20/M25/M40 family metallo-hydrolase produces the protein MTEPNSIDAAADEAVTLTSDLIRIDTTNTGDPDTLIGERAAAEYVAEQLTDAGYEITYVESGGEDRHNVIVRLAGADPSRGGLLIHGHLDVVPADPAEWSVHPFSGAVQDGYVWGRGAVDMKGMVGMTLALARHYKIHGIVPPRDIVFAFLADEEAGGKYGAQWLVENRPELFEGVTEAISEVGGFSITLKDDVRAYVIETAEKGIRWMKLRVRGTAGHGSMIHRDNAVTKLAEAVAKLGNHRFPLVLTDSVREFLAGVTEITGWDFPEDDLEGSVAKLGNISRMIGATLRDTANPTMLTAGYKSNVIPSVAEAAVDCRILPGRIEAFDRELDELLGPDIEKEWMELPPVETTFDGALVDAMTAAVLAEDPGARTLPYMLSGGTDAKSFQQLGIRNFGFAPLKLPADLDFSALFHGVDERVPVDALKFGTRVLDRFVRSS
- a CDS encoding ArsR/SmtB family transcription factor, whose protein sequence is MFPVAVIEDAAAAEVSLDPVRARLLAELAEPASATMLAARVDLPRQKVNYHLRALEKHGLVELVEERRKGNVTERMMRATAASYVISPSALAAVQPDPAQSPDRLSARWLLAVAGRLVRDVGILITGAAKARKRVATFALDGEVRFASAADRAAFAEELAVAVTTLVGKYHDEGAENGRAHRVVVAVHPSVPDEEA
- a CDS encoding thioesterase family protein: MGEVLVHHDRVRPEWIDYNGHLSEPYYVLVFGDATTALMDAVGLDPAYRESTGASLYTVEAHVRYLREVGPDAELAVATSVLAVGAKKVRLWHELHVGGELVATEELLCLHVAEGRASPFPEAVVERLGAHLAPLPDHAGRAIA